From a single Nicotiana tabacum cultivar K326 chromosome 8, ASM71507v2, whole genome shotgun sequence genomic region:
- the LOC142162809 gene encoding uncharacterized protein LOC142162809 — MVKGFYSNVAHILKGTKVTKVRNKNMIFTGKALNEYLGFVEEDESLYNEKLAMGEEVHPWLASYLAIPGTVPEWLQAGAKIHRRTFNFEARAWLTFVCSRLDPTTHDQTIPLVRAILVASIMARYLINVGNVMSRVIFAVGVEYDRNYPFPSTFTMYFRDLKVEKRPFDIKVKPVAPFSWYSLKGSDNPKDKNYKPPASAPTGQSEEPVAVKPSTEPTSTVADMPSGPSTTTGPSTSAGPEIPSSRAHPITAHQLSQTLLSLNNWMSVASSKLSTFTYTIAAQSAPQPAQLPQSIEDTLNKILENQEKIISTQGAMAKAVDSHGKALKEIAREHKKLRKTRASKKSVKELRADVDKLMADQMPLDLLFGDPAPVAAPVVEPQQEQTQRLPRKKRKLPSADEAIIRLAYPQEVSSSQPQVSLDIQPVQVQAPVPAAEQ, encoded by the coding sequence ATGGTCAAGGGgttttatagcaatgtggcccacatcttgaagggcactaaagtgaccaaagtgcgaaacaaaaatatgatatttaccgggaaggcactaaatgaatacctggggttcGTTGAAGAAGACGAGtccttatataatgaaaagttggcaatgggcgaggaggttcatccgtggttagcttcatacctggcaatcccgggtacgGTTCCAGAGTGGTTGCAAGCAGGGGCCAAAATACATCGGAGGACCTTCAACTTTGAGGCTAGGgcgtggttgacttttgtgtgcagtcggcttgaccccactacccatgatcagactattccacttgtCCGGGCTATTCTTGTTGCATCTATTATGGCGAGATACCTTATCAATGTGGGAAATGTGATGTCCCGCGTTATTTTTGCAGTGGGGGTTGAGTATGatcggaactacccttttcccagcaccttcactatgtatttccgggacctgaaggtggagaagagaccttttgacatcaaggtcaaacctgtggctccattttcatggtacagtttgaaggggtcagacaaccccaaggacaaaaattacaagcctcctgcttctgccccaactggccagtctgaagagccggttgcggtaaagccctccactgagcctacCTCCACAGTTGCTGATATGCCTTCTGGACCTTCCACTACTActggtccctctacttcagctggcccggagattccatcttcccgggcccatcctatcactgcccaccagctgagccagacacttcttagcttgaacaactggatgtcagttgcgtcatccaagttgtccaccttcACTTATACCATTGCGGCTCAATCGGCACCGCAGCCAGCTCAGCTTCCACAGTCTATTGAGGACACATTGAATAAAATCCTGGAGAACCAGGAAAAGATCATCAGTACTCAGGGTGCCATGGCTAAggcagtggattcacatggcaaggccctgaaGGAGATTGCCCGAGAGCACAAGAAGTTGCGAAAGACAAGGGCTTCCAAGAAGTCGGTGAAAGAGCTGAGAGCAGATGTGGACAAGTTGATGGCAGACCAGATGCCTCTTGACTTATTATTCGGGGATCCAGCCCCAGTAGCAGCACCAGTAGTAGAGCCACAGCAGGAGCAGACTCAGAGGCTTCctaggaagaagaggaagctccctagtgcagacGAGGCGATCATCCGATTGGCATACCCACAGGAGgtctcctccagtcagccacaggttTCTCTAGATATTCAGCCCGTACAAGtccaggccccagtcccagcagctgagcagtag